Proteins encoded in a region of the Cupriavidus pauculus genome:
- a CDS encoding MFS transporter → MTGNTGVATMQSSLEPCPRTPMSAPASSQPFSRPDAPPDAPGRGSKAFVLATASATCSLIVLDTNVVAVSLPAIARTFQASFADVEWVVSAYMVAFASCLLPAGGLADRLGRKRMMVLGLAVFILASVGCGLASTATFLNVARAVKGVGAAMLLTAALAIIANTFHEGAERTRAWAVWGTCMGITTTIAPLVGGVITQWAGWRWIFLINVPICLVLVGCVRYAVTESRNPAASRIDALGSALFGVALMLGIWALIDMPAHGWTSLATWSRFGGAALLLALFVVHERATAHAMIDLSLFRQPRFVGAVLGMFGYAACAQVMMTFLPLYLQNAFEMSAVQAGVGMLPFALAMIVGPYLGARLSARFDGSRSVLVAGLLLIGTGNVLVAAVATHAHYGLVAAGMVVTGLGAGVMNGDTQKAIMACVPVHRTGMASGISTTTRFSAIVTAVGVLGAVLASRTQLAFEDALPAGFAWRDALGADFLARVLAGDIAQAIAPLDGTARASVGTLASQAFASGFGAALMVAGVVALVLSATVWSLYRAAR, encoded by the coding sequence ATGACAGGCAATACGGGGGTCGCTACCATGCAATCCTCGCTGGAACCCTGCCCCCGCACACCGATGTCCGCCCCCGCCTCTTCGCAACCGTTCTCGCGCCCCGACGCGCCACCCGATGCGCCCGGCCGCGGCAGCAAGGCCTTTGTCCTCGCCACCGCGTCGGCCACCTGCTCGCTGATCGTGCTCGACACGAATGTGGTGGCGGTCTCCCTGCCCGCGATCGCACGCACGTTCCAGGCGAGCTTCGCCGATGTGGAATGGGTGGTCAGCGCCTATATGGTCGCGTTTGCGTCGTGCCTGCTGCCCGCCGGCGGCCTGGCGGACCGGCTCGGGCGCAAGCGCATGATGGTGCTGGGGCTGGCGGTCTTCATCCTTGCGTCGGTCGGATGCGGGCTGGCGTCGACGGCGACCTTTCTCAATGTCGCGCGCGCGGTCAAGGGCGTCGGCGCGGCGATGCTGCTCACGGCCGCGCTGGCCATCATCGCCAATACCTTCCACGAAGGCGCCGAGCGTACGCGCGCCTGGGCCGTGTGGGGGACGTGCATGGGAATCACCACGACGATCGCACCGCTGGTCGGCGGCGTGATCACGCAGTGGGCCGGCTGGCGCTGGATCTTCCTGATCAATGTGCCCATCTGCCTGGTGCTCGTGGGCTGCGTGCGATATGCGGTGACCGAATCGCGCAATCCGGCGGCCTCCCGCATCGATGCACTGGGCAGTGCGCTGTTCGGCGTGGCGCTGATGCTGGGCATCTGGGCACTGATCGATATGCCCGCGCATGGGTGGACGTCGCTGGCCACGTGGTCGCGTTTCGGCGGCGCGGCGCTGCTGCTGGCCCTCTTCGTCGTGCACGAGCGTGCCACGGCGCATGCGATGATCGACCTCTCGCTATTCCGGCAACCGCGCTTTGTCGGCGCGGTGCTGGGGATGTTCGGCTATGCGGCCTGCGCGCAGGTGATGATGACGTTCCTGCCGCTGTATCTGCAGAACGCGTTCGAGATGTCGGCCGTGCAGGCGGGGGTGGGCATGCTGCCGTTCGCGCTGGCGATGATCGTCGGGCCCTATCTCGGCGCGCGGCTGTCGGCGCGCTTCGATGGCAGCCGCAGCGTGCTGGTGGCGGGCCTGCTGCTGATCGGCACGGGCAACGTGCTCGTCGCGGCGGTTGCCACGCATGCGCACTACGGCCTCGTGGCCGCAGGCATGGTCGTGACCGGCCTCGGTGCCGGGGTGATGAACGGCGATACGCAGAAGGCGATCATGGCCTGCGTGCCCGTGCACCGGACGGGGATGGCCTCCGGCATCAGCACCACGACGCGTTTCTCGGCGATCGTGACGGCGGTGGGCGTGCTCGGCGCGGTGCTGGCGTCGCGGACGCAGCTGGCGTTCGAGGATGCATTGCCCGCCGGGTTCGCGTGGCGCGATGCGCTGGGCGCGGACTTCCTGGCACGCGTGCTCGCGGGCGACATCGCGCAGGCCATCGCGCCGCTCGACGGGACGGCGCGGGCCTCCGTGGGGACACTGGCGAGTCAGGCGTTTGCGAGTGGCTTTGGCGCGGCGTTGATGGTGGCCGGCGTGGTGGCGCTGGTGCTGAGCGCCACCGTATGGTCGCTGTACCGTGCCGCGCGCTAA
- a CDS encoding class II aldolase/adducin family protein has protein sequence MISTTDPHRNRKPLNISEEEWAVRVQLAAAYRLAAKFNLTDLIYTHISVRVPGTNDQFLINPHGWFFDEITASCLVKIDTEGRPIGDNRFEVNAAGFTIHSALHQSRHDVECVVHLHTDAGMAVAALECGLLPLNQISMQFYNRVNYHDYEGISLDLDERSRIVASMKDANYLILRNHGLLTTGRSVAEAFTRMFYLNRACEIQVKTLSMGQKVTIPSPEVCEHAAKQHDDYAYLDTVHLDREWTALLRLLDRDGGDYRC, from the coding sequence ATGATTTCCACGACCGATCCGCATCGCAACCGCAAGCCGCTCAATATCAGCGAGGAAGAGTGGGCGGTGCGCGTGCAACTGGCCGCCGCATACCGGCTGGCCGCCAAGTTCAACCTGACCGACCTCATCTACACGCATATTTCCGTGCGCGTGCCGGGCACGAACGACCAGTTCCTGATCAATCCGCACGGCTGGTTCTTCGACGAGATTACCGCGTCGTGCCTCGTGAAGATCGACACCGAAGGGCGCCCCATCGGCGATAACCGCTTCGAGGTCAACGCGGCCGGCTTCACGATCCACAGCGCGCTGCATCAGAGCCGCCATGACGTGGAGTGCGTGGTCCACCTGCACACCGACGCGGGCATGGCCGTGGCCGCGCTCGAATGCGGGCTGCTGCCGCTGAACCAGATCAGCATGCAGTTCTACAACCGCGTGAACTATCACGATTACGAAGGCATTTCGCTCGACCTCGACGAGCGCTCGCGCATCGTCGCGTCGATGAAAGACGCCAACTACCTGATCCTGCGCAACCACGGCCTGCTGACCACGGGCCGCTCGGTGGCGGAGGCGTTCACGCGCATGTTCTACCTGAACCGCGCGTGCGAGATCCAGGTGAAGACGCTGTCGATGGGCCAGAAGGTCACGATCCCGTCGCCGGAAGTGTGCGAGCACGCGGCCAAACAGCACGACGACTACGCGTACCTCGACACGGTCCACCTGGACCGAGAGTGGACCGCGCTACTGCGCCTGCTGGACCGCGACGGCGGGGACTATCGCTGCTGA
- a CDS encoding RidA family protein, whose protein sequence is MTASTSNPPIVRLDQNHRRSRAVVANGMVFLAGQVADDKAGDIAAQAREALAKVDALLAEAGTDKRRALTAQIWLADMADFDAFNAVWDAWVAPGETPTRCCGKVELADPAYRVEIVMSALV, encoded by the coding sequence ATGACCGCCAGCACTTCCAACCCTCCGATCGTCCGTCTGGACCAGAATCACCGCCGCAGCCGCGCGGTCGTCGCCAACGGCATGGTGTTCCTTGCCGGGCAGGTGGCCGACGACAAGGCTGGCGACATTGCCGCGCAGGCGCGCGAGGCGCTGGCCAAGGTCGATGCGCTGCTGGCCGAAGCCGGCACCGACAAGCGCCGCGCGCTGACCGCGCAGATCTGGCTCGCCGATATGGCAGACTTCGATGCATTCAACGCGGTATGGGATGCGTGGGTGGCGCCGGGCGAGACGCCGACGCGCTGCTGCGGCAAGGTGGAACTGGCCGATCCCGCGTACCGCGTGGAGATCGTCATGTCCGCGCTGGTCTGA